The Pseudomonas sp. SCB32 DNA window TCCCCAACTCCTTTGGAACCTTTTCGGCGGGCTGTCCTTCGGGTAGCCCGCCTTTTTTCGCACGGAAGGCAAATCACATGATCGGACTCTTTAGCACTCACGCGCAGGCGTACCTGCTGATTCTTTCCATCGGCACCACACTGGTGTTCGCCTTGCCCATCTTCCTCGTGCCGCTGTTGTGGGCGCGGGTCATGCAATGGACGTTGCCGGCGCAGACCGACCTGACGGTGTACTTCGGGCGTTGCCTGGGGGCGTTCATTCTCATCGTCGAAGGGCTGATGTTGCGGGCGGCGCTGACGGGGACGGCCTTGGTGACGACCTTCGAAGTGCTGGCGGCGGTGGCGGGGTTCATGGTGGTGGTCCACATCCATGGCGCGCTGCGGCGAATCCAGCCGTGGACGGAGACGGTGGAGACGGGGTTCTATGCGGGGATGCTGGTGCTGACGCTGATGTTCTGGCCGGTCGGGTGATGTCAGCCGTGGCGGCGGATCGCGGGCATGGCGCGGTCTTGCAGGCGGGCTCCGGTGCATCAGCTCTCGTAGGAGCAACTGTCTTTTGCGTGCTTGTAGGATGGCGTAGAGCGAAACGAAACCCATCAACACCGTGTACCAACAGCATGGGTATCGCTGCGCTCCACCCATTCTACAAAGAGACCCCGCTACTTTCGGATAAACCCGCCACGACCCAAGTAGCATGGGGTCGTCCCCGTCGCCTTCGTAGAATGCCCTCGTCGATATCCTGACCCAGGCGTACGCCATGCACGAAACACAAGGAGTCGTTCGCGGCATGTCCAGTGCCCGCGACGTCGAGGAAGTCGCCCAGGACCTGGCCCGCCAGCTGATCCATCCGCACCTCGGTTTCGTGCTGTTCTTCTGCTCCGCCGAGTACGACCTGGCGGGCCTCGCCGCCGCGCTGGAGCAATACTTCGGCGGCATCGACCTGGCCGGCTGCACTACCGCCGGCGAGATCACGCCGCAGGGCTACGGCCGGGGCTGTGTCACCGCCGTGGGCTTCGACCTGCGCAGCTTCGCCATCTCCTGCGCGCTGGTGGACGAGATGGAGCGCTTCAGCCTGATCGATGCCCAGCAGATGGTCGAAGCTCTGGTGGCCGATTGCCGCAGCGCCAGTCTTGCCCCGATCAAGGAGCACAGCTTCGCCCTGACCCTGCTCGACGGGCTGTCCAGCCGCGAGGAGATCGTGCTCGCAGCGCTCAGCGCCGCGCTGGGCGCCATCCCGCACTTCGGCGGATCAGCCGGCGACGACAACCACCTGACCCATACCCACGTCTACTACCAGGGCCAGTTCCATACCGGCGCGGCAGTGGTGGTGTTGTTCAACACCTGGCTCGACTTCGAGGTGTTCACCACCCACCACGTAGTGCCCAGCGAGGAAAAGCTGGTGGTCACCCACGCCGACAGCGACAGCCGCCGTGTGCTGGAACTCAATGCCGAGCCTGCCGCGCTGGAGTTCGCGCGGCTGGTCGGGGTGCCGCTGGAGCAGCTGGACTTCTCGCTGTTTCCGGCGCACCCGCTGGCGGTGCGGGTGCGCGATCAGTACTACGTGCGCTCGATCCAGCAGGTCAACGACGACCTCAGCCTGACCTTCTACTGCGCGGTGGAGAACGGCATCGTCCTCACCGCCATGAGCACCGGCCCGATGCTGCCGGGGCTCAAGGCGCAGTTCCAGCGCCTGCACGAACGCCTTGGGCCGCCGCTGCTGACCATCGGCTGCGACTGCTTCCTGCGTCGCCTGGAGCTGGAAGTGGCCGGCGATACCGAACCCACCGCCGAATTTCTCCGAAGCCAGCAGGTCATCGGCTTCAACACCTACGGAGAGCAGTTCAATGGCATGCATATCAACCAGACCTTCACCGGTGTTGTCATTGGACGCCCACGGGGCAACGGCGGACGCTGACCTGCGGGCGCGCATCGACGAGCTGGAGCGTGACAAGCGCAAGCTGCAGCGGATCAATGCGGCGCTGATCGAGCGCGTCGAGTCCGCCACCTCGCGTGGCGACAACGCCTATGGTGCCTTCCAGCACTCCGTGGTGCTGGCCGAGCAGGTTCGCGAGCGCACCGACGCCCTGAGCCAGGCGATGGTCGAGCTGAAATCCAGCAACCAGCTGCTCAGCGATGCCCGCCTGCGCGCCGAGACCGCGCACCAGCACCTGCTGGACGCCGTCGAGAGCATCTCCGACGCCTTCGTGCTGTTCGATCCGCGGCAGCGCATCGTGCTCTACAACGAGCGTTTCCGCGCCTTCTGGGCACAAACCCGTGCCCGTGTCGGCGCCGGTACGCGGCTTTCAGAGGTGCGCCGGCTGGCGCAGAGCAGCGGGCTGATCGTCGAAGAACAGCGCAGCAGCGACGACGAACACACCCTCTACCGTCTGCGCAACGACCGCTGGGTGCGGGTCACCGAGCGGCCGACCCGCGATGGCGGACTGGTGGTGCTCTATAGCGATATCACCGAGATCAAGCAGAGCGAGATGGTCCGTCGCGAGCAGGCGGTGGCGCAGAAGTCGCACCTGCTGCAGCGCGCCGTCGACAATCTGTCCCAGGGCGTGGCCATGGTCAGCGCCGACGGCGCGCTGGAACTGTGGAACCGGCGTTTCCTGGAGCTTTGCGGGCTGGCGCCGATCGAGGCGCATCGTCCCTTCGCCGAGGTCATGGCGGACAGCGAGCTGCCGCTGCTGACCCCGCGCAGCCGACCGTGCAAGGGTGAGGCGGAGGGGGCGATCGAACAGCGCCTGTACGACGGCCGCATGCTGGAAATCCGCACCCACGCGCTGCCCACCGGCGGCTTCGTCAATACCTTCACCGACATCACCGAGCGCTATCGCCACGCCGAGGCCCTGCGCGAAAGCGAGCGCTGGATTCGCCTGATCACCGACCAGGTGCCGGCGCTGATCGCCTACCTGAGCGCCGACCTCGACTACGACTTCACCAACAAGGTCTACGAAGAGTGGTACCGCTGGCCCAGCGGCTCGATGCTCGGGCGCAACCTGCGCGAGGTGCACAGCGCCGAGCACTGCCAGCGCCTGGAACCGTATTTCGAGCGTGCGCTGTCAGGCGAGAGCGTCACCTTCGAGATCGCCGAGACCAATCTTTCCGGGCAGGAGCGCTACATGCAGCGCTCCTACGTGCCCAACCGCCAGGCCGACGGCACGGTGACCGGCTTGTTCGTGCTGATCCGCGATATCACCGAGCGCCGCCGCACCGCCGAGGCACTACACCAGGCCTACCAGAATCTCGAGCAGCGAGTACGCGAGCGCACCGCCGAGCTGACCAGCCTGAACGACCAGCTCAAGCGCGAGATCGACGAGCGCAGCCAGGTCGAGGCGCGCCTGCGCGAGGCCAAGCGCGAGGCAGAGCAGGCCAACCTGTCGAAGACCAAATTCCTCGCCGCCGTCAGCCACGACCTGCTGCAGCCGCTGAACGCCGCGCGGCTGTTCACCAGCGCATTGCAGGAGCGCGGCGGTGACGCCCTGGTGCGCAACATCAGCCAGTCGCTGGAGGACGTGGAGAACCTGCTTGGCACCCTGGTGGACATCTCCAAACTGGACGCCGGGGTGATCAAGCCGGACATCGCCGCCTTCGACGTCGGCGAGCTGCTCGGCAATCTCGCCGCCGAGTACCGCCAGGTGGCCGCCAGCGAAGGCCTTGCACTGGACTTCGTGCCTTGCGGCGCGCA harbors:
- the nosP gene encoding nitric oxide-sensing protein NosP, which translates into the protein MHETQGVVRGMSSARDVEEVAQDLARQLIHPHLGFVLFFCSAEYDLAGLAAALEQYFGGIDLAGCTTAGEITPQGYGRGCVTAVGFDLRSFAISCALVDEMERFSLIDAQQMVEALVADCRSASLAPIKEHSFALTLLDGLSSREEIVLAALSAALGAIPHFGGSAGDDNHLTHTHVYYQGQFHTGAAVVVLFNTWLDFEVFTTHHVVPSEEKLVVTHADSDSRRVLELNAEPAALEFARLVGVPLEQLDFSLFPAHPLAVRVRDQYYVRSIQQVNDDLSLTFYCAVENGIVLTAMSTGPMLPGLKAQFQRLHERLGPPLLTIGCDCFLRRLELEVAGDTEPTAEFLRSQQVIGFNTYGEQFNGMHINQTFTGVVIGRPRGNGGR
- the nahK gene encoding hybrid sensor histidine kinase/response regulator NahK/ErcS', giving the protein MACISTRPSPVLSLDAHGATADADLRARIDELERDKRKLQRINAALIERVESATSRGDNAYGAFQHSVVLAEQVRERTDALSQAMVELKSSNQLLSDARLRAETAHQHLLDAVESISDAFVLFDPRQRIVLYNERFRAFWAQTRARVGAGTRLSEVRRLAQSSGLIVEEQRSSDDEHTLYRLRNDRWVRVTERPTRDGGLVVLYSDITEIKQSEMVRREQAVAQKSHLLQRAVDNLSQGVAMVSADGALELWNRRFLELCGLAPIEAHRPFAEVMADSELPLLTPRSRPCKGEAEGAIEQRLYDGRMLEIRTHALPTGGFVNTFTDITERYRHAEALRESERWIRLITDQVPALIAYLSADLDYDFTNKVYEEWYRWPSGSMLGRNLREVHSAEHCQRLEPYFERALSGESVTFEIAETNLSGQERYMQRSYVPNRQADGTVTGLFVLIRDITERRRTAEALHQAYQNLEQRVRERTAELTSLNDQLKREIDERSQVEARLREAKREAEQANLSKTKFLAAVSHDLLQPLNAARLFTSALQERGGDALVRNISQSLEDVENLLGTLVDISKLDAGVIKPDIAAFDVGELLGNLAAEYRQVAASEGLALDFVPCGAQVRSDMQLLARILRNLLSNAIRYTPGGRVLLGCRRRRHGLWIEVWDTGIGIADDKLGEIFQEFKRGDVQRFHQDRGLGLGLAIVDKIARMLGHRIHVESVPGKGSRFAIEVPLARRVARVAPEPARTTDDLLERLRGSRVWVLDNDASICAGMRTLLEAWGCRVVTALSEEDLARQVDNFHAESDLLIVDYHLDDGLNGVDAVASINARRGTPLPALMITANYSNELKQQVRELGYMLMHKPVRPMKLKTALCHLMDRSG